One Hevea brasiliensis isolate MT/VB/25A 57/8 chromosome 5, ASM3005281v1, whole genome shotgun sequence genomic region harbors:
- the LOC110654445 gene encoding ribosomal protein S1, mitochondrial yields MTSIYLNRSFPRANSSFSLFRGNALQSSVLRLRGKMFLLDAGLGTPIICMQDELTGVPKNRATRFENKVGSLGKSMIKERAAARLKKKDVAWYFKNKVTACFFKNKVAGESMIKEHILERFFIDLVAGESMIKERAAARFNDLVGSTDVVAGEPLLLPRRFIQIRAWMELIKIWRTKKKVKGFYIKKIKGGYSVAIAGFITFLPFRPLKRKGTWKKESRRRWRKIMERRRQMEMQRRALLNGRFNIERYDPKWMNIVVSLPAEDQRRT; encoded by the coding sequence ATGACGAGCATCTATTTGAATCGATCATTTCCAAGAGCTAATTCCAGTTTTTCCTTATTCCGAGGTAACGCCTTACAATCTTCAGTCTTACGCTTAAGGGGTAAAATGTTCTTGTTGGATGCAGGACTTGGGACCCCCATCATTTGTATGCAAGATGAGCTTACAGGAGTGCCAAAAAACCGAGCCACCAGGTTTGAGAATAAAGTGGGTTCCCTGGGTAAATCAATGATCAAAGAGCGAGCAGCCGCCAGGTTGAAGAAAAAGGATGTCGCCTGGTATTTTAAGAATAAAGTGACCGCCTGCTTTTTTAAGAATAAAGTGGCCGGTGAATCAATGATCAAAGAGCATATTTTGGAGAGATTCTTCATCGATCTAGTGGCCGGTGAATCAATGATCAAAGAGCGAGCAGCCGCCAGGTTTAATGATTTGGTGGGATCCACAGATGTAGTGGCTGGTGAACCGCTTCTTCTTCCACGAAGATTCATACAAATCCGAGCTTGGATGGAACTGATAAAGATTTGGCGAACGAAAAAAAAGGTCAAAGGCTTTTATATTAAGAAAATCAAGGGAGGTTATTCAGTAGCCATCGCAGGTTTCATTACTTTTCTTCCATTCCGTCCTCTCAAAAGGAAAGGAACATGGAAAAAGGAATCGCGAAGGCGATGGCGAAAGATAATGGAAAGGCGAAGGCAAATGGAAATGCAAAGGCGAGCGCTATTGAATGGTCGATTCAACATCGAGCGCTATGATCCCAAATGGATGAATATTGTGGTGTCGCTACCAGCGGAAGATCAAAGAAGAACTTGA